In Bacteroides coprosuis DSM 18011, the following are encoded in one genomic region:
- a CDS encoding preprotein translocase, SecY subunit (COGs: COG0201 Preprotein translocase subunit SecY~InterPro IPR002208~KEGG: bth:BT_2707 preprotein translocase subunit SecY~PFAM: SecY protein~SPTR: Putative uncharacterized protein;~TIGRFAM: SecY protein~IMG reference gene:2504105882~PFAM: eubacterial secY protein~TIGRFAM: preprotein translocase, SecY subunit), translated as MKKAIETLKNIWSIEDLRNRILITILFVAIYRFGSFVVLPGINPADLAQLQNQTSEGLLALLNMFSGGAFSNASIFALGIMPYISASIVIQLLGIAVPYFQKLQRDGESGRTKMNQYTRYLTIGILLVQAPAYLLNLRAQAGMALNASLDWTVFMITSTIILAAGSMFILWLGERITDKGIGNGISMIILVGIIARLPEAFIQEVTSRFSNISAGGLVMFLIELVVLLVVIAGAILLVQGVRKVPVQYAKRVVGNKQVGGARQYIPLKVNAAGVMPIIFAQAIMFVPISISSLFTNSHEFGGFMKSLFNYTSFWYNFVFALLIIVFTYFYTAVTINPTQMADDMKRNNGFIPGIKPGKNTAEFIDVIMSRITLPGAFFLALIAILPAFAGSIFGVQPGFAQFFGGTSLLILVGVVLDTLQQIESHLLMRHYDGLLDSGRVRGRSGVSAY; from the coding sequence ATGAAAAAAGCTATTGAAACATTAAAAAATATATGGAGTATTGAGGATCTGAGAAACCGGATCCTCATTACCATATTATTTGTTGCAATTTATCGTTTCGGCTCTTTTGTAGTATTGCCCGGTATTAACCCTGCTGATTTGGCTCAATTGCAGAACCAAACTAGTGAGGGTTTGTTAGCTTTGCTTAACATGTTCTCTGGTGGTGCGTTCTCTAATGCTTCAATTTTCGCATTAGGAATAATGCCGTATATTTCGGCTTCCATCGTGATACAATTACTTGGGATAGCGGTTCCTTACTTTCAAAAGCTGCAACGAGATGGTGAGAGTGGTAGAACAAAAATGAATCAATATACACGCTATTTAACTATCGGTATATTGTTGGTTCAAGCCCCTGCTTACCTCCTAAATCTTAGAGCACAGGCCGGAATGGCCCTTAATGCTTCATTAGATTGGACAGTGTTTATGATTACCTCAACCATTATTTTGGCTGCAGGTAGTATGTTTATTTTATGGCTTGGAGAGCGTATTACTGATAAAGGAATTGGTAATGGTATCTCTATGATCATTTTAGTGGGAATTATAGCACGTTTACCTGAAGCGTTTATTCAAGAAGTTACTTCAAGATTTAGCAATATTAGTGCTGGTGGTCTTGTGATGTTCCTTATTGAATTAGTCGTTTTACTTGTTGTTATTGCTGGTGCAATTTTATTAGTACAAGGCGTACGTAAAGTTCCAGTTCAATATGCAAAACGAGTAGTTGGTAATAAGCAAGTAGGTGGTGCTCGTCAGTATATACCATTAAAGGTTAATGCTGCAGGTGTTATGCCTATCATTTTTGCTCAAGCAATTATGTTTGTTCCCATTTCAATTTCTTCATTATTCACTAATTCACATGAATTTGGTGGATTTATGAAATCTTTATTTAATTATACGAGTTTTTGGTATAACTTTGTATTCGCATTATTAATTATAGTATTTACCTATTTTTATACTGCAGTTACCATTAACCCAACACAGATGGCAGATGATATGAAGCGCAATAATGGCTTTATCCCAGGAATTAAACCTGGAAAGAATACGGCGGAATTTATTGACGTTATCATGTCTCGCATTACATTACCTGGAGCTTTCTTCCTTGCGTTAATTGCGATACTTCCAGCTTTTGCTGGTTCTATTTTCGGAGTTCAACCAGGGTTTGCTCAGTTCTTTGGTGGTACATCTTTGCTTATTCTTGTTGGTGTGGTGTTGGATACATTACAACAAATAGAAAGCCACTTACTAATGCGTCATTATGACGGTCTGCTAGATTCTGGTAGAGTACGTGGTCGTTCTGGTGTGTCTGCTTATTAG
- a CDS encoding ribosomal protein L15 (COGs: COG0200 Ribosomal protein L15~InterPro IPR005749~KEGG: bvu:BVU_0786 50S ribosomal protein L15~SPTR: 50S ribosomal protein L15;~TIGRFAM: Ribosomal protein L15, bacterial-type~IMG reference gene:2504105883~PFAM: Ribosomal protein L18e/L15~TIGRFAM: ribosomal protein L15, bacterial/organelle), with product MNLSNLKPACGSTHSSRRIGRGIGSGLGRTSTRGHKGAKSRSGYKKKVGFEGGQMPLQRRLPKFGFKNGNRVEFKPINLNVVQQLVEATKLDKIGLNEFIKAGLATAGEPVKVLGDGELTSKVDVEASAFSKTAIAAIEAVGGKAIKL from the coding sequence ATGAACTTAAGTAACTTAAAACCTGCATGTGGATCTACTCATTCAAGTAGAAGAATCGGTCGTGGTATCGGTTCTGGTCTTGGACGTACATCTACACGTGGACATAAAGGTGCAAAATCAAGATCAGGTTACAAGAAAAAAGTTGGTTTTGAAGGTGGTCAAATGCCTCTACAACGTCGTTTACCTAAATTTGGTTTCAAAAATGGTAATAGAGTTGAATTCAAACCAATCAATTTAAATGTTGTTCAACAATTAGTTGAAGCAACAAAACTTGATAAAATTGGTCTTAATGAATTTATCAAAGCTGGACTAGCTACCGCTGGCGAGCCAGTAAAAGTTTTAGGTGATGGCGAGCTAACATCAAAAGTAGATGTTGAAGCTAGTGCATTTTCTAAGACTGCCATTGCAGCTATCGAAGCTGTTGGTGGTAAAGCGATAAAACTCTGA
- a CDS encoding regulatory protein TetR (InterPro IPR001647~KEGG: bfs:BF3965 putative TetR transcriptional regulator~PFAM: Transcription regulator, TetR-like, DNA-binding, bacterial/archaeal~SPTR: Putative TetR transcriptional regulator;~IMG reference gene:2504105873~PFAM: Bacterial regulatory proteins, tetR family) has protein sequence MTDTIKLTESDPKEVLKDQLILIASNAFANYGIKTVTMDEIAASAGISKRTLYQLFKDKEALLRECILKGQEKMRDFVAEVLSQTDNVLEVILRCYKYTIQQYHITDKRFFEDIQKYPRVYDLFLKGQRKDSTDTINFFTSGVKQGLFRPDVNFEIVNILVREQFNFLLHSNLYLKFPFLEVYESIMFTYLRGISTPKGIDKLEKFIEEYRIEQKNRSVIK, from the coding sequence ATGACTGATACAATTAAATTAACAGAAAGTGATCCTAAAGAGGTTTTAAAAGATCAATTAATACTAATAGCTTCTAATGCATTCGCAAACTATGGTATTAAGACAGTAACTATGGATGAAATAGCAGCTTCTGCTGGAATTTCTAAACGTACCTTATATCAGCTTTTTAAAGACAAGGAAGCTTTATTACGCGAATGTATTTTAAAGGGGCAAGAGAAGATGCGTGATTTCGTAGCTGAAGTTTTATCTCAAACTGACAATGTGTTGGAGGTTATTTTAAGATGTTATAAATATACTATTCAACAATACCACATTACTGATAAAAGATTTTTTGAGGATATTCAAAAATATCCTAGAGTATATGATTTGTTTCTTAAAGGTCAGAGAAAAGATTCAACAGATACTATTAACTTTTTTACGTCTGGTGTAAAACAAGGTTTGTTTCGCCCTGATGTTAATTTCGAAATAGTAAATATTCTTGTTAGAGAACAATTTAATTTTCTATTGCATTCCAATTTATATTTGAAATTTCCTTTCCTTGAAGTTTATGAATCAATCATGTTTACATATTTAAGAGGTATATCAACGCCTAAAGGTATTGATAAATTAGAAAAGTTCATTGAGGAGTATCGAATAGAGCAAAAGAATAGGAGTGTAATAAAATAA
- a CDS encoding Translation initiation factor IF-1 (COGs: COG0361 Translation initiation factor 1 (IF-1)~HAMAP: Translation initiation factor IF-1~InterPro IPR004368:IPR006196:IPR022967~KEGG: bvu:BVU_4300 translation initiation factor IF-1~PFAM: RNA-binding domain, S1, IF1 type~SMART: RNA-binding domain, S1~SPTR: Putative uncharacterized protein;~TIGRFAM: Translation initiation factor IF-1~IMG reference gene:2504105880~PFAM: Translation initiation factor 1A / IF-1~TIGRFAM: translation initiation factor IF-1) produces MAKQPAIEQDGVIVEALSNAMFRVELENGHEITAHISGKMRMHYIKILPGDRVKVEMSPYDLSKGRIVFRYK; encoded by the coding sequence ATGGCTAAACAACCCGCAATAGAACAAGACGGAGTAATAGTTGAAGCATTGTCTAATGCAATGTTTCGTGTAGAATTAGAAAATGGACATGAGATTACAGCTCATATTTCTGGAAAGATGAGAATGCATTATATTAAAATTCTTCCTGGTGATAGAGTTAAAGTTGAAATGTCTCCATACGACTTATCAAAAGGTCGAATCGTATTCAGATATAAATAA
- a CDS encoding 30S ribosomal protein S11 (COGs: COG0100 Ribosomal protein S11~InterPro IPR019981:IPR001971~KEGG: bvu:BVU_0782 30S ribosomal protein S11~PFAM: Ribosomal protein S11~SPTR: 30S ribosomal protein S11;~TIGRFAM: Ribosomal protein S11, bacterial-type~IMG reference gene:2504105877~PFAM: Ribosomal protein S11~TIGRFAM: 30S ribosomal protein S11), giving the protein MAKKTVAAKKRNVKIDAVGQLHVHSSFNNIIVSLANGDGQIISWSSAGKMGFRGSKKNTPYAAQMAAQDCAKVAFDLGLRKVKAYVKGPGNGRESAIRTVHGAGIEVTEIVDVTPLPHNGCRPPKRRRV; this is encoded by the coding sequence ATGGCAAAAAAAACAGTCGCAGCTAAAAAGAGAAACGTTAAGATAGATGCAGTTGGACAATTACATGTTCACTCTTCATTCAACAATATAATCGTTTCTCTAGCAAATGGTGATGGACAGATTATTTCTTGGTCATCTGCTGGTAAAATGGGATTCAGAGGATCCAAAAAAAATACTCCTTATGCAGCTCAAATGGCTGCTCAAGATTGTGCAAAAGTTGCATTTGATCTAGGATTAAGAAAAGTAAAAGCTTACGTTAAAGGACCAGGTAACGGTCGTGAGTCTGCTATCAGAACTGTGCATGGCGCAGGTATTGAAGTTACTGAGATAGTTGATGTAACTCCATTGCCACACAATGGTTGTCGTCCTCCAAAAAGACGTAGAGTTTAA
- a CDS encoding 50S ribosomal protein L17 (COGs: COG0203 Ribosomal protein L17~HAMAP: Ribosomal protein L17~InterPro IPR000456~KEGG: bfs:BF3975 50S ribosomal protein L17~PFAM: Ribosomal protein L17~SPTR: 50S ribosomal protein L17;~TIGRFAM: Ribosomal protein L17~IMG reference gene:2504105874~PFAM: Ribosomal protein L17~TIGRFAM: ribosomal protein L17) has product MRHNKKFNHLSRTASHRSAMLGNMACSLIMHKRITTTVAKAKALKQFIEPLITKSKNDTTNSRRVVFRSLQDKYAISELFQEISVKVADRPGGYTRIIKLGNRLGDNAEMCFIELVDYNENLAKEVGTKKRTRRSRRGSSKEQAVENTAAETSTEESAE; this is encoded by the coding sequence ATGAGACATAATAAAAAATTTAACCACTTAAGTCGTACTGCTTCTCATAGAAGTGCTATGTTGGGTAATATGGCATGTTCTTTGATTATGCACAAAAGAATCACTACGACTGTTGCTAAAGCGAAAGCTTTGAAGCAGTTTATTGAGCCTTTGATTACAAAATCTAAAAATGATACTACTAACTCACGTCGTGTAGTATTTAGATCTTTGCAAGATAAGTATGCTATTAGTGAGCTATTTCAAGAGATTTCAGTTAAAGTGGCTGATCGTCCAGGTGGCTATACTCGCATTATCAAGCTAGGTAACCGTTTAGGTGATAATGCTGAAATGTGTTTTATTGAACTAGTTGATTACAACGAAAATCTTGCAAAAGAAGTCGGTACTAAAAAACGTACTCGTCGTTCAAGAAGAGGTAGTTCAAAAGAACAAGCTGTTGAAAACACAGCTGCAGAAACTTCTACTGAGGAATCAGCAGAATAA
- a CDS encoding 50S ribosomal protein L36 (HAMAP: Ribosomal protein L36~InterPro IPR000473~KEGG: pgn:PGN_1845 50S ribosomal protein L36~PFAM: Ribosomal protein L36~SPTR: Ribosomal protein L36;~TIGRFAM: Ribosomal protein L36~IMG reference gene:2504105879~PFAM: Ribosomal protein L36~TIGRFAM: ribosomal protein L36, bacterial type), with amino-acid sequence MKVRASLKKRTPDCKIVRRKGRLYIINKKNPKYKQRQG; translated from the coding sequence ATGAAAGTTAGAGCATCATTAAAAAAACGTACGCCAGACTGTAAAATCGTAAGACGTAAAGGTCGTTTGTATATTATTAACAAGAAAAATCCTAAGTATAAACAACGTCAAGGATAA
- a CDS encoding ribosomal protein S4 (COGs: COG0522 Ribosomal protein S4 and related protein~InterPro IPR005709:IPR001912:IPR002942~KEGG: bth:BT_2702 30S ribosomal protein S4~PFAM: Ribosomal protein S4/S9, N-terminal; RNA-binding S4~SMART: RNA-binding S4~SPTR: Putative uncharacterized protein;~TIGRFAM: Ribosomal protein S4, bacterial-type~IMG reference gene:2504105876~PFAM: Ribosomal protein S4/S9 N-terminal domain; S4 domain~TIGRFAM: ribosomal protein S4, bacterial/organelle type): protein MARYTGPKSKIARKFGEAIFGADKVLSKKNYPPGQHGNSRRRKTSEYGIQLKEKQKAKYTYGVLEKQFRNLFTKAEKAKGITGEILLQLLESRLDNVVFRLGIAPTRAAARQLVNHRHITVDGKVVDIPSFAVKPGQLIGVRERSKSLEVVSNSLAGFNHSKYPWLEWDDTSKTGKFLHIPERTDIPENIKEQLIVELYSK, encoded by the coding sequence ATGGCTAGATATACTGGACCAAAATCAAAAATTGCTCGTAAATTTGGAGAAGCTATCTTCGGAGCAGATAAAGTTTTATCTAAAAAGAACTACCCTCCAGGTCAGCACGGCAATTCAAGAAGAAGAAAAACTTCAGAATACGGAATTCAGCTTAAAGAAAAACAAAAAGCAAAATATACATACGGTGTACTTGAAAAACAATTCCGTAACTTATTTACTAAAGCTGAGAAAGCTAAAGGTATTACTGGTGAGATCTTACTACAATTACTAGAATCAAGACTTGATAACGTAGTGTTCCGTTTAGGAATTGCACCTACACGTGCAGCTGCTCGTCAGTTAGTGAATCATAGACATATTACTGTTGATGGTAAAGTAGTTGATATTCCATCATTTGCAGTTAAACCTGGTCAATTGATCGGTGTTCGTGAGAGATCTAAATCTCTAGAAGTTGTTTCAAATTCACTTGCTGGATTTAATCATAGTAAGTACCCATGGTTAGAATGGGATGACACTTCTAAAACTGGTAAGTTCCTTCACATTCCTGAAAGAACTGACATTCCAGAAAACATTAAAGAACAGTTGATCGTAGAATTGTACTCTAAATAA
- a CDS encoding ribosomal protein L30 (COGs: COG1841 Ribosomal protein L30/L7E~InterPro IPR005996:IPR016082~KEGG: bfs:BF3985 50S ribosomal protein L30~PFAM: Ribosomal protein L30, ferredoxin-like fold domain~SPTR: 50S ribosomal protein L30;~TIGRFAM: Ribosomal protein L30, bacterial-type~IMG reference gene:2504105884~PFAM: Ribosomal protein L30p/L7e~TIGRFAM: ribosomal protein L30, bacterial/organelle), translated as MASIKIKQIKSRIGAPKDQKKTLDALGLRKLNRVVEHESTPSILGMVEKVKHLVTIVE; from the coding sequence ATGGCATCTATTAAGATTAAACAAATTAAAAGTAGAATCGGAGCTCCTAAAGATCAGAAAAAAACTCTTGATGCATTGGGACTTCGTAAACTAAACCGAGTTGTTGAGCACGAAAGTACTCCATCAATACTTGGTATGGTAGAGAAGGTGAAACACTTAGTTACCATTGTTGAGTGA
- a CDS encoding DNA-directed RNA polymerase subunit alpha (COGs: COG0202 DNA-directed RNA polymerase alpha subunit/40 kD subunit~HAMAP: DNA-directed RNA polymerase, alpha subunit~InterProIPR011773:IPR011261:IPR011262:IPR011260:IPR 011263~KEGG: bth:BT_2701 DNA-directed RNA polymerase subunit alpha~PFAM: DNA-directed RNA polymerase, insert domain; DNA-directed RNA polymerase, dimerisation; RNA polymerase, alpha subunit, C-terminal~SMART: DNA-directed RNA polymerase, RpoA/D/Rpb3-type~SPTR: DNA-directed RNA polymerase, alpha subunit;~TIGRFAM: DNA-directed RNA polymerase, alpha subunit~IMG reference gene:2504105875~PFAM: RNA polymerase Rpb3/Rpb11 dimerisation domain; RNA polymerase Rpb3/RpoA insert domain; Bacterial RNA polymerase, alpha chain C terminal domain~TIGRFAM: DNA-directed RNA polymerase, alpha subunit, bacterial and chloroplast-type) has protein sequence MAILAFQKPDKVLMLEADNKFGKFEFRPLEPGFGITVGNALRRILLSSLEGFAITTVKIDGVEHEFSSVSGVREDVTNMILNLKQVRFKQVVEEFESEKVSITIENSKEFKAGDIGKYLTGFEVLNPELVICHLDPKATMQIELTVNKGRGYVPAEENREYCTDVNVLPIDSIFTPIRNVKYYVENYRVEQKTDYEKLILEISTDGSVHPKDALKEAAKILIYHFMLFSDEKITLEATEGEGNEEFDEEVLHMRQLLKTKLTDIDLSVRALNCLKAAEVHTLGDLVQYQKTDLLKFRNFGKKSLAELDDLLASLNLSFGTDISKYKLDKE, from the coding sequence ATGGCGATATTAGCATTTCAAAAACCTGATAAAGTATTAATGTTGGAAGCGGATAATAAATTCGGTAAATTCGAATTTCGTCCGTTGGAACCTGGCTTCGGTATCACCGTTGGTAATGCTCTACGTCGTATTCTCCTTTCTTCATTAGAAGGTTTTGCTATTACTACTGTCAAAATTGATGGTGTAGAGCACGAATTTTCTAGTGTTTCAGGTGTGCGAGAAGACGTAACCAACATGATTTTGAATCTAAAACAGGTTAGATTCAAACAAGTAGTTGAAGAATTCGAAAGCGAAAAGGTAAGCATCACTATTGAAAATTCTAAAGAGTTTAAAGCTGGTGATATTGGAAAATATTTGACTGGATTTGAAGTGTTAAATCCTGAGTTAGTTATTTGTCATTTAGATCCAAAAGCAACGATGCAAATTGAGCTAACAGTTAACAAAGGTCGCGGTTATGTTCCTGCCGAAGAAAATCGTGAGTACTGTACTGATGTTAATGTGTTGCCTATTGACTCTATTTTTACTCCCATTCGTAATGTGAAGTATTATGTAGAGAATTATCGTGTAGAACAAAAAACAGACTACGAAAAATTAATACTTGAAATCAGTACTGATGGTTCCGTACATCCAAAGGATGCTTTAAAAGAGGCTGCTAAGATTTTGATTTACCACTTTATGTTGTTTTCTGATGAGAAAATCACATTGGAAGCAACTGAAGGTGAAGGTAATGAAGAGTTTGATGAAGAGGTTCTTCATATGCGTCAATTGCTTAAAACCAAATTGACTGATATTGATCTATCTGTTCGTGCTCTTAACTGCTTGAAGGCTGCTGAAGTGCATACTTTAGGAGACCTAGTGCAGTATCAAAAGACAGATCTTCTTAAATTCCGTAATTTTGGAAAGAAATCGCTTGCAGAGCTTGATGATTTGCTTGCAAGTCTGAATCTTTCATTTGGAACCGATATTTCTAAATATAAATTAGATAAAGAATAA
- a CDS encoding 30S ribosomal protein S13 (COGs: COG0099 Ribosomal protein S13~InterPro IPR019980:IPR001892~KEGG: bvu:BVU_0783 30S ribosomal protein S13~PFAM: Ribosomal protein S13~SPTR: Putative uncharacterized protein;~TIGRFAM: Ribosomal protein S13, bacterial-type~IMG reference gene:2504105878~PFAM: Ribosomal protein S13/S18~TIGRFAM: 30S ribosomal protein S13): MAIRIVGVDLPQNKRGEIALTYIYGIGRSNANKILEKAGIDRNLKVNEWTDDQAAKIREIIGAEFKVEGDLRSEVQLNIKRLMDIGCYRGVRHRIGLPVRGQSTKNNARTRKGRKKTVANKKIATK; this comes from the coding sequence ATGGCTATTAGAATAGTTGGTGTAGATTTACCTCAGAATAAAAGGGGGGAAATTGCGTTGACCTACATTTATGGAATTGGTCGTAGTAACGCAAATAAAATTTTAGAAAAAGCGGGGATTGATCGTAACCTTAAGGTTAACGAATGGACCGATGACCAAGCAGCTAAAATTCGTGAGATTATAGGTGCTGAATTTAAAGTGGAGGGTGATTTACGCTCTGAAGTACAACTTAACATTAAACGTTTAATGGATATAGGTTGTTATAGAGGTGTACGTCATCGTATTGGCTTACCTGTGAGAGGACAAAGTACAAAAAACAATGCTCGTACTCGTAAAGGTAGAAAGAAAACAGTTGCAAATAAGAAAATAGCTACTAAATAA
- a CDS encoding methionine aminopeptidase, type I (COGs: COG0024 Methionine aminopeptidase~InterPro IPR002467:IPR000994~KEGG: bvu:BVU_0784 methionine aminopeptidase~PFAM: Peptidase M24, structural domain~PRIAM: Methionyl aminopeptidase~SPTR: Methionine aminopeptidase;~TIGRFAM: Peptidase M24A, methionine aminopeptidase, subfamily 1~IMG reference gene:2504105881~PFAM: Metallopeptidase family M24~TIGRFAM: methionine aminopeptidase, type I) encodes MIFLKTEEEIELLRKSNLLVGQTLAEVAKIIEPGVTTLQLDKIAEEFIRDNGAVPTFKGFPNHLGQPFPGSLCTSVNEVVVHGIPNDIPLKDGDIVSVDCGTYMNGFCGDSAFTFCVGDVAPEVKQLLQITKESLYKGIEQAVHGHRLGDIGYAIQSYAESYGFEVVREFVGHGIGKEMHEDPQVPNYGIRGRGKQLKKGMCIAIEPMITQGNREIGIENDGWTVRTLDRKCAAHFEHTIAIGMHSADILSSFEFVEEVLRKDIK; translated from the coding sequence ATGATATTTCTTAAAACAGAAGAAGAGATTGAGCTATTACGAAAAAGCAACCTTTTGGTTGGTCAAACTTTAGCGGAAGTAGCAAAAATTATTGAACCAGGAGTAACTACTCTTCAGCTTGATAAAATAGCTGAAGAGTTTATACGAGATAATGGGGCAGTACCTACATTTAAAGGTTTCCCTAATCATTTAGGACAGCCTTTTCCTGGGTCTCTTTGTACTTCTGTAAATGAAGTAGTTGTTCATGGTATACCTAATGATATTCCATTGAAAGATGGTGATATTGTTTCTGTAGACTGTGGTACTTATATGAATGGTTTTTGTGGTGATTCAGCATTTACATTTTGTGTAGGTGATGTAGCTCCTGAAGTTAAACAGTTACTTCAGATAACCAAGGAGTCTTTGTATAAGGGAATTGAACAAGCTGTTCATGGGCATCGTTTAGGAGATATAGGGTATGCAATTCAGTCTTATGCTGAATCTTATGGCTTTGAAGTAGTAAGAGAGTTTGTAGGTCACGGCATTGGAAAAGAAATGCATGAAGATCCTCAAGTTCCAAACTACGGTATAAGAGGTCGTGGAAAGCAGTTAAAAAAGGGAATGTGCATTGCTATTGAACCAATGATAACTCAAGGCAATAGAGAAATAGGAATTGAAAATGATGGTTGGACGGTGAGAACATTAGACAGAAAATGTGCAGCTCATTTTGAGCATACTATTGCTATTGGTATGCACTCTGCAGATATTTTATCATCGTTTGAATTTGTTGAAGAAGTTTTAAGAAAGGATATTAAATAA